The following are encoded in a window of Myxocyprinus asiaticus isolate MX2 ecotype Aquarium Trade chromosome 17, UBuf_Myxa_2, whole genome shotgun sequence genomic DNA:
- the fam167aa gene encoding protein FAM167A encodes MKPVTMSHGAETLKNAESLTACQDDHLSSLKALTEKLKLETKKPSYLDWRAQLEAMLAQSHNVSETLAVPSEAQEQRISDPLKRAKPSLSTGVSHGETQMRFENIDQALEWIRKELAEMRLQDQHLARQLMRLRSDINNLRIVQTCNQHRKMLNDATFELEERDDMSDLCDVPVSPGLGLSTPLKVIGVTKMNINTRRFSLC; translated from the exons ATGAAGCCAGTGACAATGTCACATGGAGCTGAAACcttaaaaaatgcagaaagccTCACTGCATGCCAGGATGACCATCTATCCAGTTTGAAGGCTTTGACCGAGAAGCTCAAACTCGAGACCAAAAAGCCGTCTTACCTGGACTGGAGAGCACAGCTGGAAGCAATGCTAGCACAGAGCCATAATGTCTCAGAGACTTTAGCAGTGCCTAGCGAAGCACAGGAACAAAGAATCTCAGATCCTCTTAAGCGGGCAAAGCCATCGCTGAGCACTGGGGTGTCCCATGGAGAGACGCAGATGAGATTTGAAAATATAGACCAAGCATTGGAGTGGATAAGGAAAGAGCTG GCCGAGATGCGTTTGCAGGACCAGCACCTAGCACGTCAACTAATGCGTCTGCGCAGTGACATTAACAATTTGCGAATTGTGCAGACGTGTAACCAACATCGCAAGATGCTGAACGATGCTACGTTTGAGCTGGAGGAGAGAGATGATATGTCTGATTTGTGTGACGTCCCAGTGTCTCCTGGATTAGGCCTCTCCACGCCGCTGAAGGTCATCGGGGTCACCAAGATGAACATCAACACCCGACGCTTCTCCCTGTGCtag
- the LOC127455021 gene encoding ras-related protein Rab-39B: MRGCNCTMQVSWNFRFGIVILGDSAVGKSSLLHRFTEGTFDESRQSPLGIDFKVHNMNFDPDIVIKLLLWDTAGQERFRSICKSYMRNSVGCILMFDVSQRLTFDRVASWHQEVLDYVKPNPMFFLLVGHKCDLAVGRQVRKSEGEALAKKLNMVAYLEVSTKENINVREVFETLTRGIFDLFQQGKIRTRDDWHGLTVGAAVKKEPPETKKSACCNCG, translated from the exons ATGAGAGGCTGCAACTGCACAATGCAAGTGTCGTGGAACTTCAGATTTGGAATAGTCATTCTTGGAGACTCGGCTGTAGGAAAGTCTTCTCTTCTGCATCGCTTTACTGAAGGGACATTTGATGAATCCAGACAGTCTCCACTGGGAATTGATTTCAAGGTGCATAATATGAACTTTGATCCTGATATTGTGATCAAACTGCTTCTTTGGGACACTGCAGGTCAGGAGAGATTCAG GTCCATTTGTAAATCTTACATGAGGAATTCTGTGGGCtgcattctgatgtttgatgtctCTCAGCGACTGACGTTTGATCGTGTCGCCAGCTGGCACCAGGAAGTTTTGGACTATGTGAAACCAAACCCAATGTTCTTTCTGCTCGTAGGCCATAAATGTGACCTGGCTGTGGGACGACAGGTTAGAAAGAGCGAAGGAGAAGCGCTGGCTAAAAAACTCAACATGGTGGCGTATCTTGAGGTGTCTACAAAAGAGAATATTAATGTTAGAGAAGTGTTTGAAACTTTAACCAGAGGTATATTTGACCTCTTCCAGCAAGGCAAAATACGTACCCGGGATGACTGGCATGGGTTAACGGTTGGGgcggctgttaaaaaagagccaCCAGAGACCAAAAAGTCTGCATGCTGCAATTGTGGATGA